Proteins from a genomic interval of Oryctolagus cuniculus chromosome 8, mOryCun1.1, whole genome shotgun sequence:
- the LOC138843527 gene encoding peptidyl-prolyl cis-trans isomerase A, whose product MVNPTVFFDIAVDGEPLGRVSFELFADKVPKTAENFRALSTGEKGFGYKGSCFHRIIPGFMCQGGDFTRHNGTGGKSIYGEKFEDENFLLKHTGPGILSMANAGPKTNGSQFFICTAKTEWLDGKHVVFGRVKEGMSIVEAMEHFGSENGKTSKKITIANCGQL is encoded by the coding sequence ATGGTCAACCCTACCGTGTTCTTCGACATTGCCGTCGACGGCGAGCCTTTGGGCCGCGTCTCCTTCGAGCTATTTGCAGACAAAGTTCCAAAGACAGCAGAAAACTTCCGTGCTCTGAGCACCGGAGAGAAAGGATTTGGTTATAAGGGTTCCTGCTTTCACAGGATTATTCCAGGGTTTATGTGCCAGGGTGGTGACTTCACACGCCACAATGGCACCGGCGGCAAGTCCATCTATGGAGAGAAGTTCGAGGATGAAAACTTCCTGCTGAAGCACACAGGTCCTGGCATCTTGTCCATGGCAAACGCTGGGCCCAAGACAAACGGCTCCCAGTTCTTCATCTGCACTGCCAAGACTGAATGGTTGGATGGCAAGCATGTGGTCTTTGGCAGAGTGAAAGAGGGCATGAGCATTGTGGAAGCCATGGAGCACTTTGGGTCCGAGAACGGCAAGACCAGCAAGAAGATCACCATTGCCAACTGTGGACAACTCTAA